A region from the Motacilla alba alba isolate MOTALB_02 chromosome 10, Motacilla_alba_V1.0_pri, whole genome shotgun sequence genome encodes:
- the PIGB gene encoding GPI mannosyltransferase 3 — protein sequence MPDAVRLRKRRSVLYSSAGGAAAQRGAGAAAPASLLALALVLRTLNCFLVQTSFVPDEYWQSLEVAHRMVFNYGYLTWEWTSSLRGYSYPLIFASMYKALQLLAKDNVQLLIWVPRLAQAVLAAFADVKLYSLVQHLENSETAKFVFFCQLCSWFTWYSCTRTLTNTMETILTIFALSYYPIKGSKMGNSCKYLALVALAIVIRPTAVILWLPLVFSHFLQEQRKADLILHNCIPVGLVTVGTSLIIDRVFFGEWVLVQLNFLKFNVLQNLGTFYGSHPWHWYFTQGLPVVLGPHLPFFIHGCALAPRRYRTLLLAVIWTLLVYSTLSHKEFRFIYPVLPFCMIFCGYSLRYLRAWKKTAASFLLLSNLVPALYTGLVHQRGTLDVMSHIQQLCHHSQQSQAFVFILMPCHSTPFYSHVHCPLKMRFLQCPPDLTGNASYVDEADVFYSNPLGWLNKEFYNDTLLPSHLILFNVLEQEISSFLALRGYEKTATVFHTHVPQGRVGSHISIYRRKTAMNYP from the exons ATGCCGGATGCGGTGCGGCTCCGCAAGCGGCGGTCGGTGCTGTACAGCTCGGCCGGGGGGGCGGCCGCGCAGCGAGGCGCCg GTGCGGCCGCGCCCGCGTCGCTGCTGGCGCTCGCCCTGGTGCTGCGGACGCTCAATTGCTTCCTGGTCCAGACCAGCTTCGTCCCGGACGAGTACTGGCAGTCGCTGGAGGTGGCCCATCGCATGGTCTTCAA TTATGGTTACCTGACTTGGGAATGGACAAGTAGCTTAAGGGGCTACTCATACCCACTGATCTTTGCAAGCATGTACAAAGCATTACAGCTGCTGGCTAAGGATAATGTTCAGCTGCTG ATCTGGGTCCCTAGGCttgcacaggcagtgctggctgcttttGCTGATGTGAAGCTTTACTCATTAGTGCAACACCttgaaaattcagaaacagCAAAGTTCGTG ttcttctgcCAACTCTGTTCCTGGTTTACATGGTATTCCTGTACCAGAACTCTAACAAACACCATGGAGACTATTCTTACCATTTTTGCTCTTTCCTACTATCCGATAAAAGGCTCCAAGATGGGGAACAG TTGTAAGTATTTAGCTTTGGTTGCACTTGCAATTGTTATTCGTCCCACTGCTGTTATCCTGTGGCTGCCTTTGGTCTTCAGCCATTTTTTGCAAGAACAGAGGAAAGCAGACCTTATCCTCCACAACTGCATTCCAGTCGG ATTGGTCACAGTAGGAACCTCTTTAATAATTGACCGTGTGTTTTTTGGTGAG TGGGTACTGGTTCAGCTGAACTTCTTGAAATTCAACGTGCTGCAGAATTTGGGAACATTTTATGGCTCTCACCCTTGGCACTGGTACTTCACTCAGGGACTGCcagttgtccttggtccccacCTGCCGTTCTTTATTCACGGCTGTGCGCTGGCACCAAGGAGGTACCGCACCCTTCTGCTGGCAGTGATCTGGACACTGCTGGTGTACAG CACACTGAGCCATAAGGAATTCAGGTTCATCTATCCAGTACTGCCATTCTGCATGATTTTTTGTG GATATTCTCTGAGATACCTGAGAGCATGGAAGAAAACTGCAGCAAGTTTCCTGCTGTTATCCAATTTAGTCCCAGCCCTGTACACAGGCTTGGTTCACCAGCGAGGCACTCTGGATGTTATGAGTcacatccagcagctctgccatcacTCTCAGCAGTCACAGGCTTTTGTCTTCATCCTGATGCCGTGCCACTCTACCCCATTTTACAG TCATGTTCACTGTCCTCTAAAAATGAGATTCCTTCAGTGTCCCCCAGACCTAACTGGCAATGCGAGCTATGTTGATGAAGCAGATGTGTTTTACTCTAACCCACTTGGCTGGCTGAATAAGGAGTTTTACAATGACACATTATTACCCAGTCACTTGATCCTCTTCAATGTGCTAGAACAG GAAATATCATCATTTCTAGCTTTAAGGGGCTATGAGAAAACAGCCACTGTCTTTCATACTCATGTACCTCAAGGACGAGTTGGAAGCCACATCTCCATCTACAGGAGAAAAACTGCAATGAATTATCCCTGA